The DNA segment GGTGAACCGCACTAGAGGGACACGCGGCGGTCTGAGGGGGCGAGGCTGACCTGGTCTGTAgcccaggcagagagaacaacGCTCTGGGACCCAGAGGGAGTGGGAGGCCATTGGAGAAAAGGGTCAGCTTTAGGTGTAATGAGCATCGGGAGGAGGGCGGGAGAGCGCTAAGCGGGCTTGAAAAGGTGAGCAGTGGCTGGAGCGCAGGGATGCACTGAGTCAGGGCAGGAAAGAATGGATTTGGCCTTTAGAGCACCGGTTCCtgtcccagaggtccctgagACTATTTCAAGGGCTACTTGAGGTTTCGCCTATGTTCATAACAATCCTAAACTGGTACTTGCCTTTTCACTCTCGGTTCACTAAAGAACCTACAACTGGCGTTTTCCTGAAGCTACATGACGTCTACTGACATCGTCCCCACAGCTAATGGAACGTGTGCTTGTGTCTTCCTGTGTATTGTTCTCAGTTTTGAGAACAGTACAGTAAGTATCTGTGGCTTATAATCTACATAAGTGAAAGCTTTATAGAgtccttaataatttttaagagatCCTGagaccaaaaattttgagaaccgCTGCTCTAGAGTCCTAAGGAGGTGAATGCCTTGTGTCTTTTCAGGAGGCattccagtggctcagtggagaGAGACTGGAGGGAGCAGGAACAGAGGGCATACAGTTTGGGGAGTTATTACAGTAGCTTAGACCGGAGAGGATGGTGGCTTCCCCAGGATGGTGCTGAGCTGGCCTCACTCTAGTTtctggaagagaaataaaaggaggtGAGGGATTCAGGGTATTAGAAAGCAGGGCGAAGTGCTCATGGTCAGTCCAGAGACAAGTAGACGTCGTGGGCACAGAGGTGGCAGAAGAAGGAAGGTGACATTTTCTGGGTATTTTAAGCCTGGCAGATGCTGCACCAAGTGCTTTTGCTCCTGCATTTTTCAAAGGAGATGCCCTATCTCCTTAAATCCTTCCAACAGCCCTCTGAGGCTCTGCTGACCAGTACGGTAGCCACCACTCACTTGTGTCtgttgagcatttgaaatgtggctagtccaaactgaagtttaaaataaaCCACTGTTTTTGAAGACTCAGGATGGAGGAAACACTATAATTTCTTGTACTGATGACATGTTGCCGTGCCAACATTTTGGATATATTAGATATCTTTTACCTTTTTAATGCAGTCCCTAGACTATGTATTTAACTTTACAGATGTGCCTTGTGATATATTTCTATAGGATACCACTGCCTAAGTCATTTTTCCCCCCTTACATCCAAGGAAACAGGTGTAGCCTGTTTGAGGTGGCAGGATTTAATGCAGGTCTGTGTGAATTCCAAGGCTGGATTCTGCCCACCAGGCCAGCAGCCGCCCTCTTGGGTGAGGAGTTGGCGAAAGGGGATAAAATGAGAAGGGAAAATTAAAGGAAGGTGGAGTGTTGTTACCTTTTCTGTTGGATTCTGTGTGGCCAGGTAGGCAGCTGTGGAGAGAGATTGAGAAGAGATGGGATGGGGGAGCAGTAGGGCAGAGGGATGAGTGTCAGACTTCTTTAGGAGGAGGCAGATGATGTCTTGCTTCTCAGGGGTCCCAGTTTGGGTGGGGCTCACACTCACCGGCCCAGCTCAGTGCCTTGAGGagcccaaggaggagaaaggcagaCAGGAACAGGCCGATGCCGTCCTCCAGAGAGGGCCCAGAGAGACCTGGCAGGCAGAAGGGGCAAGAGAGTGAGTCTGAAATTCCCAGGCACACCCCCCCAGCACCACCCCATTTCTCCGTCCACCAGGCTCTTACCAGCCACCTGCAGAGTGACTTCAGCGCTGCGCCCCAGGGTGGGCAGGCTGGGGTGGTGGACCCGGCAGGCATAGCGGGCCCCATGCTGCTCACTGGTGACCGGGGGTGGCTGCAGGTGTGCAGAGAGGCTTACAGAGCCATCTGAGTGATGTCTCAGGGCCGAGAGCCACctctggccctcagccttctgaaAGCGACCCTCTGGGCCACCCCGAAGCTCCCACTCCACCTCCAGGCCCTGCGAGGGGTAGAAGTGGGACACGAGGCAGAGCAGCTCTGGGGGCGCCTCCCCAGGAGCAGCCCATACAAGAGGCGCTGGTGTCAGGGCCACCTTTGGGGGTtctgggaagagaggaagaaaggaacatGAGGAATTGATCTACAAAGTGCTCCCTCAGAGGCCCTCTGTGTGCCCTCTGGCTCCCCAGTACTGAGAGGGGTTTAGGGGTTTCCTCCCAGGTTGGGGAGCCCACCATCTCCCCATTGGTGTTTCGCAGGAATCTCCATGCCATGTCCCCAGCTTCAGGGACCCCTTCTTCAGATTTGGGAACCTCCATCCCAAAGCCCCTTAGATCCCTAGGATCCCTTTACCCATTGCCCCTCTGACTCCCAGGGATCCCAGTCTATCTCCCCATATTCACCCACCACCCTTTTCTCTACTATCCTCCCATCAAGGAGACCCTACAATCCTAGAGACCATCGTCTACCCATGAGAATCCCATATCCTCACTCACTCTGTATAGCAAGCTCCAGGGTGATCTGCCCTTGCAGGTATGGCAGGTGAACAGTAGCCAGATAGGTACCCTCCTGGGAGGGCTTAACTGCAGGCAGCCAGAAGGTCCCATTACCGGTCCATGGCCCCCAGGGCTCATCGTCATCCCAAGCAGCAAATGCCACTGCCCCCTCTCGGGCAGCTGGCACCTGCCCATTCAGTCCAGGAGTCACAGCAAGCAGCAGGTGCCCCTTACCCAGGTGCTGGCGTCGCCACTCCAGCCCAAAGGGAGGGGGACCTGGGGCCAGAGAAGTAGCAGCCTTGGGGGTGAGGGGCACGTAGGCAAAGCTCAAGTCCAGCAAGGCATCTTGTCCTATTTGGATGCGAGGGGTGGGGGTGTGAGTGAAGACAGTTAGGACAGCTGGGGATGGTGGGGAAAGAAGGGTcgggaagggaagagaaagaaagagaaaaaatagagaaattggGTTACGGGAAGGAGTTAACTCTTAAGGATACTTCCTTGGACACTCACCATCTCCCAGCCCTCCCTGCAAATCCCCTTTGCCTTGGGACTGTGTGGGACCCACTGTAACTCAGAGTGAGCAGAGAGGTCTCAAGGTGAATAAGGGCATCCTCTAAAGGCTGCTTGGAACACACAGCCCATACTGCACCAGCCCAGGGGATGAGGGTTCTGAGGGTACTTGTGACACAACCTGAaccagcccaccagtctccacaTCCACCCTTGAGGAGCCAGGCCTTCCTTGGTTTGCTGGTGAAGACAGTGATGACTCATGACTGTCAGTCCTATGGTGCTACAGAGTACTGACTGACTCTGGAAGGTTCTGGCTCTAGACTAAAGCTGAACACAGACCTCTGGGCTCTGCTGAGGCAAGTATGGGCTGGTTAAGTGCCTGGAGCCTGATTGCCCTGATCAGTCCCAACTCGGCAGCTGTTATATGGCCTTGGGCCAGTTAGCTTACTCTTCAGTCTCCTGTTCTCCTAAATAAGGATAATGATGATGCTAGCACTCATCCCAAGGAGTTGGAGCAGTGAAGGGTAAGTCAATTCATATCTGCTACTGATCTGGATAACAAAGACACCTATATATAAAAgctgcttagcacagtgcctggaacgCAGTACAGCTACACAAGTGTTTGCTGTGATTACAGCCAGTCATCTGCCAGACAAACATAACATGTCCCAGCTGAATAGCATCTCTAGAACATCTCCTGGCCAGCTCCAGTGCTGGTCTTCCCTGCCTTAAATGATCACCACCAGCCCCCAGGCACTAAAGGCAAAACATCTGCAATCCCTACGATTCCTTCTAATTCATTCATTCGACTAATATTGATTGAGCACCTAGGATGTTCAAAGTTGATGAGAGTGGTGAACAAGACAGGCAGCCCCCTGCCCTCAAACTGTACAGTCTGATAAGAAAGACAGATCACCAAACACAACATGCTATGTGCCATCCCCACCAGGCCCTAACTCTGTCTCCCAGATAGATGTTACATTTGTTTCCGACTCAAGTGCTCATCGATATACATTTGGGCAGTTACAGCAGCCTCCTCTCAGATCTCGCTCTCCCTCATTTCATCCTCCACACTATAACCAAATAACATGGCTGCAAGTCTGACCTGGGCACTTGCCTGTTTAAAAATCCCAGTTACCTAGGAACCTAGCAACTAAAAGCAGAGGCTGGAGctagagggcccaggttcaatccctagcctTGCTTCTTACAAATTGTGTGTCCCTGGACAAGTTACCTAACTGCTCTGTCTcatatttcttcatctgtgacaTGGGGATAACATCAGTACCTAGTTCTTATGGTTATTCAGAGGAATAAATAAGATTATGCCTATAAAGTGCTTTAGAACAGGAGCTGGTGTATAGAAAATGCTTAGCTGTTACTACTTTCATTACTGTCATCATCATGGTGAAGGATTTGCAGGGTATCTTGGAAAAATGACTTAATCTATTTTTCCCAGTAGTCCAATGACTGATCCTTGCCTACCTTTTGTAGGAATCATGTAAAACAACAGGCTTTTGGAAAAatggcacacacatacatacgcaTACACACGAAACTTCTGATGATTCACTATCACTTATAAACCCCAGCTTTCAAGGAACTTGGTAATCTAGCCCCCAACCTACCTTTCCGGACTTCGTTTGCACCCTAAGAACCAGCCACGGAGAAGCCCTTTCTAAGACCAGTAGAAAATCTGTTGTTGTCACTGGgcttttctttgctttgttcaaCTGCCAGAAATGTCTAGGTTTTCCAAgtggaagtaatttttttttcctcttgtgattatttttgtttttttggctgtgccacttagCTTGCAGAACCTTAGTTCtacaaccagagattgaactggagcccttggcagtaaaagcatagcagagttctaaccactagatcaccagggaattcgCTACTTTTATGTAACTTTTAATCCTAGCTTCTAGGGCCTACAAAGTtaaacttctctgaacctcatagGACTGTTTTTGTTCAAGAGAGTAAAAAAAGTAAgcaatttcatttagtttatttaAATCCAGAAACACACTTTTGAATTGTATGAATCAATCTGTAGAATTTATAAACAAATCTTAAGCTAACAGTGCTCTTTAATATGAGTAATTGAAGCAATTTTAGACCTGCATTCCACAACCTGGACtctgtaaaaatataaatgtaaacataACAGGGCCAGAACCTGTTAGTAAGGAAATTTCTACTGTTTCACAGTTTGTATTACATAGGTCTATGCTTTTTTGTTAAAAGTGAATGATAACAACTATTATAGGGtattactgaaaaaaatgaaacccaAATCTAATCAAGCCTCTAGCTCTAACTATCAATGTATAGGAAACATGGAGGGAAAAGGAACACAGGAAATGACAGGATGAGGAGACAATTGGTCAAATATAGAATATGGGGACATCTACAGAATAGATGACAAGCCAACAGCATTTAAAGGGATGGGGCAATTGCAATaaaagagactcaagagacaaaACTGCTATGGACTGGATGTTTGCGGCTCTGCCTTCCCCAACCCccaattcatatgctgaagccctaacctGCAAGGTGACTGGAGACAGGGAGGTGGATGAGGTGACACAAGTCAATGAGGTCATAGGTAAGCCCTAATCTGATAGAGctggtgcccttataagaagaggaagaaacagcaaagctctctctctctcccctccctgtgAGGACACAGCCAGAAGGCAGCCGTCTGTGACCATGAGTGGAGAGTTCTCAGCAGACAGTAGCCATGCTAGCacactgatcttggacttctagcctccagaactgtgagaaaataaattcctgttgtttaagcccccacTCTACAATATTTTGTGATGCCAGCCCAAGCAGATTCAAcaaccaaagagaaaatatagACATCTTTTTGATCCTGATTCAAACAAATCAATTGTAAAATAGCATCACTGAGACAATTGGGAAAAATTTAGTATAGGCTGGAAATTAAATCATATTAAGgaattattatttgttttgttaGGTATAATGCTGTTGTGTGCAGGGGGGATGTTAAAGTCCTTATGTAATAGAGATGTTTACTGAAGTACTTATGAGTAAAATAATATGATGGGATATACTTATAAACACTtccaaaaaagaacagaagattGGAGGAAGATAGGTATAACAAtttggtagggcttccctggtgatccagtggttaagaatcccctttacaatgcagggagcacaggttcaatccctggtccaggaagatcccacatgccttggagtaaCAAGCCATGTGCCATAACTGTTACTGAGTCTGCACtgtagagcctgcgctctgcaacaagagaaacggCCACAAtgggaagccctcacactgcCGCTGAAGAAAGCCCacgcccagcaatgaagacccagcacagccaaaaataacaaatgttattcccattaaaatatttggtaaatgtaATAACTATACAAGTAGGTATACGGTGTATGGTGGGTTCATTTTCCTCTCCTACTTTAGTGTATCACTGAAACTTTctataacaatttttaaagaatgatgaGAAATACGATACACACAAAGTATTTAAGAAAGTATATTTGTCAACAAACATTTTAgagtatttaataatttatttgttaagaaataaagtataaataaatccATACTAGCAAAATTATTGATCTGTGACCCTGGAAagagtctatttttaattttacattaaaaagaaacctttcattttcttaaatccCTAATCAAGCAAGAATGTTTGAAAAGgaagactgagcacagcaacTAGTTTTCACCCCCGGTGGTGAGTGAGCTGCAGTAACGTTCTCACCTGGCCACCGCCCTTGGTTCCCTATCCGCACTTCTTTTAGGGCCCAAGTCACTTTCTACTCTACAATTATCCCATGACAAATCTGATGAGAACGTTTCTGAGAGTAGACTCTACACCTGGTCACCTCTGTGACCCTTAAAAGTGCTCAAGGccaccccagagattctgatttaattcacCTGGAGTGAAATTTTTAAGGATTCTTATTTGCAGACAGAACTGAGAACTACAGGGCCCCAATTTATTCTTGgtgataataaacatttattaaaccaGTGAATAAATTAACAAAGTGTCTCCCTTGTCACAACAACGGGAAGGCAGATGGGAAATACCATCCACATTTTACAGCTGGAAAAGCAGATTCAGAGAAAAAGGGACATTCTTACCCTACCCCGTGAAACCAACAGCCTTGGAAATATTCCTGCCCACTAGAGACAACTGCCATCCCCACAAGGAGCAGTTtgcctctgttcctgccctgggcAAGGTCTGGGGACAAAGCATGGAGATGGAAGCAGAGGTGAGGATTGCGTAGTGGGTGCTGAGTCCCATGGGTGATTCTCTCAGTGAGGAGAATGTCAGGGAGAAGGTACTGGGGAAGGCAGGGTGTAGGGCTCAGTAGGGGTTGACTGGCAGGTCAGGCTGTATCCTTTCCATAAAATCACACAATGTTAAAGAATTGCCAAGGACTCTGTTCCCATCACCCTCCAGAGAAGAGCTCCAAGAAAGCCAAATCCAGGTCGCATCTTCCCCACTTTTGCTTTATCCGCCCACTCCCTGCGCCCAAGACCTGGGCCTCGAACCGGGTTACACAATGCGGCAAGTGGTCCGTCCTTGCAGCCGGAACCACCAGATCCCCCGCCGCTTCCCTTCCATGCACTCAAGCCCACCATTCAATGACCACAGAGTCAACGCATCAGCACGAGCCCTAAGAGGAGGCTGTCAGGTGAGGTTAACGCGCTTGAGCACAAGAGCCTGCGCTTTGCTGATTGTTGCAGCACCGGATGTGGGAGTGGGTGGGGCGTGAaggcagttttgttgttgtttttttttaacatgatgaACAGCAAAGGTGGGGGCGCCTAGCAAGATCTCGGAGGAAAGGAGCAAAAGTTCCTGCTTCTGAGACCCTCCCAAGCCCCTCGCTAGCGAGTGCttaaggtctgctgctgctgctaaatcgcttcagt comes from the Capricornis sumatraensis isolate serow.1 chromosome 22, serow.2, whole genome shotgun sequence genome and includes:
- the TAPBP gene encoding tapasin — encoded protein: MKRVSLLLAVALGLATAVSARPAVIECWFVEDAGGGKLAKKPAALLLRQGAESPPPRPDLAPERYLKVHDPAGTLQAAFRQYPRDAPAPRCEMSLYVPLPASAKWLSGLTPEQSCPRALDGTWLMVSMSSPFLSLSSLLRPQSEPQPELALITMATAVLTVFTHTPTPRIQIGQDALLDLSFAYVPLTPKAATSLAPGPPPFGLEWRRQHLGKGHLLLAVTPGLNGQVPAAREGAVAFAAWDDDEPWGPWTGNGTFWLPAVKPSQEGTYLATVHLPYLQGQITLELAIQKPPKVALTPAPLVWAAPGEAPPELLCLVSHFYPSQGLEVEWELRGGPEGRFQKAEGQRWLSALRHHSDGSVSLSAHLQPPPVTSEQHGARYACRVHHPSLPTLGRSAEVTLQVAGLSGPSLEDGIGLFLSAFLLLGLLKALSWAAAYLATQNPTEKKLE